From Gemmatimonadota bacterium:
ACGACGCCGAAGAGGGCGCCAGCCCGTCTTCCTGGCCCGTACGCTTCGACACGTCGAGCTGGCGCATCCTCTCCGCCTGGCACGGACAGGAGCGCGCGGGCGGAGTGGTGCTGATCGCCGGGGACCCGGGCATCGACATGCTCGAGGACCGCTCGGACCTCGCGTTGATCTGGGACCTGCGGGTCGCGCCCGCGTTCCGGGGGCGAGGCGTAGGTGGGGCGCTGCTACGCGCGGCCCTCGATTGGGCCCGCTCGCGGGGCTGCCGGGAGCTCAAGGTCGAGACCCAGACCATCAACGTAGCGGCGTTCCGCTTCTACGAACGGCAGGGGTTCGAGCTGCGCGCCGTGAACCCGGGAGCCTACGCCACGCTCCCCGACGAGATCCAGCTGCTCCTCTACCGCCCGATCGCATGACCGGTCGGCACGGGGTCGAGATGCCCCCTACCGCACCTGCGCGCCGATCCGCCCCGCCCGGACCTCCCGGAAGAACCGGAACGGCTTGAGCGACTGCTTGTCGTAGGAGTAGTAGATCCGCGACGCGCGTCCCTCCAGGCGCCAGCCCTCGAGCAGGCCCCAGTAGCGGGAGTCCAGGCTGCGGTCGCGGTTGTCTCCCAGCATGAAGTAGCGGTCCTCGGGCACCACGATGGGACCCCAGGTGTCGCGCGTGGGGCGGTAGGCGTTGCGATCCACACCGGGCGCCAGGTAGTCGAGCTGCCAGCGCATCCAGGGGTGGGAGTCGTCGCCGGCGGGATCGTCGTGGCGGACGTAGGGCTCGTCCTGCAGCACGCCGTTCCGGTACAGCGCCTTGTCACGCATCTCGAGCGTGTCGCCCGGCATGCCGATCAGGCGCTTGACCAGCTTCAGCTCCTGCTCGTGCGGGGGATCGAAGACGATCACGTCCCCGCGCTCCGCGTGCGAATAGCCGGGGATGCGCAGGCCCGGCTCCCCCGTGAACGGCAGGCGGCTTCCGATGGCGGCCCGGTTCACGATCAGGTAGTCCCCCACCAGGAGCGTGTTCTCCATGGAGCCGGACGTGATCACGAACGTCTGCAGCAGGAACGTCCGCATCACCAGGAACAGCGCGAACGCGAACAACCCGGACTTGGCCCACTCCCAGGCGACGCTCTGCGATGGCGTCTCGGGCTCCTGGCGCCCGCCCGCGGCCCGGCGCGTGGGCGCGCCCTCCGGCATCGACTCCTTCCCTGCCGGCCGTTCCTTCGCCATGCCTTCCTCGCCTCCTGGACCTGACTCGCTCGGTCAGCGCCGCAACCAGGGAATATAACCCCGCGGATCCCACCAGGGTCGCGCGGGCGCGGGGGGCGGCGCCTCCACCGGAGGGGCCCAATCCGTGCCCAGGATCACGGTGACCTCGAGCAGCCGGGTCGAGTCCGGCTCGCTCTCCACCGTCTCCAGCCCCAGCGCCCCCGCCACCCGGCGGGCCAGCGCCGGACGCCCCACCCGGTCGATCACTACGGAGGGACGGTCCGCGAAGTTCTGGGCGTTCTGGAAGGCCACGACATCGAAGCCCGCATCGCGGAGCACGTCCGTGGCCGCCCGGGCGACGCCGGGGGTCCCGCCCCCGTTCAGGACCTCCACCCGCACGCGCTCGGCCACCTGGAGGGCCTCCGCCGTATCCGGCTCCTCGGCCGGGCCGGGAACTTCCGCGCGGGTGACCAGCAGGCCGGCGATCAGCCCCCCGCCGAACAGCACGGTGAGCACGAGGAGCCGGAGCGGTCCCTTAGTCATGGTGACCGACGACGCGGTTCCAGCACCGCATGGTATACGCGGAGATCGGATGCCCGCGGTGGATGAGGTTGCGGATGCGGGCCGCCATGATGTCCTTGAGGACGGGCTCCAGCTCCTGGGGCATGCGGGCGCGCAGCGGGTCGCGCAGGTCGGGGAGCGAGGTGCGCCCCGGCTCCAGGAAGTCCGCGGCGGACAGCGCCTTGCCCAACCGGTCGAAGTCGGGGTGGCCGAGCGTGTGGAACGCCACCGCCAGCAGGAGCGAGCGATCCTCCACGCCCTCGCGCCCGAGCAGGATCGCCGCCGCGGGCCCGTGCAGCACCGCGCCCGGCAGATCGTGCAGGTCGGGCCCCAGCATCGGCCTCAGCGTCTCCGGATCGGCTTCGCGCAGCGCATCGTGCAGCCACCCGGCGGCGGCCCAGCGATCCGCTTCTGCCGGCGATTCGCCCAGCTCCTGCGCCCACGTGCGCATCAGGCGCGCCACGCGCTCCATGTGGGCCCGACGGGACGGCCCGGCCTCCGTCCAGGAGGGCAGCTCCCCGCGCGCCGCGGCGGCGACGATCGGGTGGGGCGCGGTGTGGCTCATCCTTCGGATCCCAGCACGGTGTTGTCGATGAGGCGGGTCTCGCCGCAATAGGCGGCCACGGCCAGCACTGCGCCCGGGCGCGCCACGTCCAGCGGCTCCAGCGTGTCGGGGTCCACGATCTCCTGGTACTGCGGCCGCAGCCGGCGCCGCGTCGCCACCTCCGCAAGATAGCGACCGAGCAGGGCGCTCGTGCTGCGGACGCCTCCGGCGAAGCCGTCGCGTGCGGTGGCCAGCCCCGCGGAGAGCCCGAGCGCGTCGCTGCGCTCGTCTTCCGACAGATATCGATTGCGCGAGCTCAGGGCCAACCCGTCCGGCTCGCGCACGATGGGCGCCACGTCCACCTCCACACCGAAGCCCAGGTCGGCGTTCATGCGCCGGATGAGCACCGACTGCTGGAAGTCCTTGCGAC
This genomic window contains:
- a CDS encoding GNAT family N-acetyltransferase — its product is MDLELREAGAEDLVGHAALSIAFEVDRVLALAPGGGPRDLVERDLPDPWIKDYDAEEGASPSSWPVRFDTSSWRILSAWHGQERAGGVVLIAGDPGIDMLEDRSDLALIWDLRVAPAFRGRGVGGALLRAALDWARSRGCRELKVETQTINVAAFRFYERQGFELRAVNPGAYATLPDEIQLLLYRPIA
- the lepB gene encoding signal peptidase I, translating into MAKERPAGKESMPEGAPTRRAAGGRQEPETPSQSVAWEWAKSGLFAFALFLVMRTFLLQTFVITSGSMENTLLVGDYLIVNRAAIGSRLPFTGEPGLRIPGYSHAERGDVIVFDPPHEQELKLVKRLIGMPGDTLEMRDKALYRNGVLQDEPYVRHDDPAGDDSHPWMRWQLDYLAPGVDRNAYRPTRDTWGPIVVPEDRYFMLGDNRDRSLDSRYWGLLEGWRLEGRASRIYYSYDKQSLKPFRFFREVRAGRIGAQVR
- a CDS encoding LytR C-terminal domain-containing protein, yielding MTKGPLRLLVLTVLFGGGLIAGLLVTRAEVPGPAEEPDTAEALQVAERVRVEVLNGGGTPGVARAATDVLRDAGFDVVAFQNAQNFADRPSVVIDRVGRPALARRVAGALGLETVESEPDSTRLLEVTVILGTDWAPPVEAPPPAPARPWWDPRGYIPWLRR
- a CDS encoding HD domain-containing protein, with amino-acid sequence MSHTAPHPIVAAAARGELPSWTEAGPSRRAHMERVARLMRTWAQELGESPAEADRWAAAGWLHDALREADPETLRPMLGPDLHDLPGAVLHGPAAAILLGREGVEDRSLLLAVAFHTLGHPDFDRLGKALSAADFLEPGRTSLPDLRDPLRARMPQELEPVLKDIMAARIRNLIHRGHPISAYTMRCWNRVVGHHD